The genomic DNA CCGGACCACGGCGTCCTCGACCCGGCGGCGCTCCCGCTCGACGCGGCGCTCCACGATCTCGCCGCCCGACTGCTCGGGGTGCCCGTGCACGTCATGCTCGGCGGGCATGGTGTCACCCCGGTGACCTGCTACTCCGGCGCGATCTACTTCGAGGACCTCGACCCCGAGGAGGCGCCGCGCGGCATCGACGGCGTGCTCGCCTCCTGCGCCGCGGACTGGGCGAGCGGCTACCGCGCCTTCAAGCTGAAGATCGGCCGTGGGAACCTCTGGATGACGCCCGAGGCCGGCTTTGCACGGGACGTCGAGGTCACCCGGGCCGTGCGCGAGGCCTACCCCGCAGCCCGGGTGCTGGTCGACATGAACGACGGCTACGACCCCGAGCGGAGTGTGCGGTACCTCGAGGCAGTGGCCGATTGCGACCTGTTCTGGATCGAGGAGCCCTTCGCCGAGCACGCCGAGGGACTGCGCCGGGTGCGCGAGCACCGTCGTCGCCCCGGTTCGCCGGTGCTGGTGGCCGACGGCGAGTTCGAGCCCGACCTCGAGGAGGTCCTCGACC from Brachybacterium sacelli includes the following:
- a CDS encoding mandelate racemase/muconate lactonizing enzyme family protein, which codes for MNALSGHRISEVTSTPLRSRYPRTIGRNARLGAHGDGPTAWAVTVRTEDGASGWGMAEGPESDPATLVGRPLEEVIDPDHGVLDPAALPLDAALHDLAARLLGVPVHVMLGGHGVTPVTCYSGAIYFEDLDPEEAPRGIDGVLASCAADWASGYRAFKLKIGRGNLWMTPEAGFARDVEVTRAVREAYPAARVLVDMNDGYDPERSVRYLEAVADCDLFWIEEPFAEHAEGLRRVREHRRRPGSPVLVADGEFEPDLEEVLDLARDGLLDVLLMDVLSIGITAWRHLMPTVREIGVAASPHAWGHPLKTLYAAQLAAGLGNVPVVEAVPGTTDGVDASGYTLVDGRLTLPDAPGFGLGPRLTAAGH